A portion of the Cloacibacillus sp. An23 genome contains these proteins:
- a CDS encoding PLP-dependent aminotransferase family protein, giving the protein MDGKFDFRYQLSTMAKERLDPTEIGIMIKLAIKHNAISLTAGEPSADLYPTEELKEAFKTIFDDLSLLGYAKEDFGLRELRDWITDRMRADGMIPDWVTSDNILLTNGAGEAIELVAETLIDPGCTVLVEAPTFTETLLTFRKQGANCVGVPSDDDGIIPEEFEKILKKRSVRFLYTIPNFQNPSGRTSPLERRAAILEIARRYDVPVFEDDPYHYLSYDGEPTATYLKLAGDDRRVLHSNSFSKLVAPGMRCGWLVVPDAIIPHLNAFRVSAGLTRPAILQKGLHAYLSGIDFGKRVEFLRAAYRERRDGMLRAIDEHLAPLGVRTNRPKGGFFIWGEADGVDDMTALARFAVEKKKVGIIPGSAFYTMDEAKNGRRSFRLSFAKVAPETAGEGLRRLAEAFAEYGAR; this is encoded by the coding sequence ATGGACGGAAAATTCGACTTCAGATACCAGCTCAGCACGATGGCGAAGGAACGGCTCGACCCGACCGAAATAGGGATAATGATAAAGCTCGCGATAAAGCACAACGCGATATCGCTGACCGCCGGCGAGCCGTCGGCGGACCTTTACCCGACGGAAGAGCTGAAAGAGGCGTTCAAAACAATATTCGACGACCTGTCGCTGCTCGGCTACGCCAAAGAGGACTTCGGCCTGCGCGAGCTGCGCGACTGGATAACCGACAGAATGCGCGCCGACGGCATGATCCCCGACTGGGTGACGAGCGACAACATACTGCTCACCAACGGCGCCGGCGAAGCGATAGAACTAGTCGCCGAGACTCTCATCGACCCGGGCTGCACCGTCCTCGTCGAAGCGCCAACCTTCACCGAGACGCTGCTCACCTTCCGCAAACAGGGCGCGAACTGCGTCGGCGTACCTTCCGACGACGACGGCATAATACCGGAGGAATTTGAAAAAATCCTCAAAAAACGCAGCGTGCGCTTCCTCTACACCATACCGAACTTCCAGAACCCGAGCGGACGCACATCGCCGCTCGAGCGCCGCGCCGCGATACTCGAAATAGCGCGCCGCTACGACGTGCCGGTATTCGAAGACGACCCGTACCATTACCTCAGCTACGACGGCGAGCCGACGGCGACCTACCTGAAGCTGGCGGGAGACGACAGGCGCGTGCTCCACTCCAACAGCTTCTCCAAACTCGTAGCGCCCGGAATGCGCTGCGGCTGGCTCGTAGTGCCCGACGCGATAATCCCGCACCTCAACGCATTCCGCGTCAGCGCCGGCCTCACGCGCCCCGCTATTCTTCAGAAAGGGCTCCACGCCTACCTCTCCGGCATAGATTTCGGCAAACGCGTGGAATTCCTGCGCGCGGCCTACCGCGAGCGCCGCGACGGAATGCTGCGCGCTATAGACGAGCACCTCGCGCCGCTCGGCGTCCGCACCAACCGCCCGAAAGGCGGCTTCTTCATCTGGGGAGAAGCCGACGGAGTGGACGACATGACCGCGCTCGCACGATTCGCCGTAGAAAAAAAGAAAGTGGGCATAATCCCCGGCAGCGCCTTCTACACGATGGACGAAGCAAAAAACGGCCGCCGTTCATTCCGCCTCTCCTTCGCCAAAGTAGCCCCCGAAACCGCCGGCGAGGGGCTGAGAAGACTAGCCGAGGCGTTCGCGGAATACGGCGCGAGATAA
- a CDS encoding NAD/NADP-dependent octopine/nopaline dehydrogenase family protein, with translation MDIAIFGAGNGASALACDLTLRGHNIRLWENPAFKANIEHLRANGGELEATGAVTGKVRLSCVTTDAEEAMKGAEIIFVVMPSFGQESAFDYMVPHIKEGQSVFIMPGNFGSISLYSRLKANGNEHDVLIGEADTIPYAARLNSDRSCNVFGVKGSMSMSAIPAGDIEKLREKLQAVLPLRLTAHPSVMAVALANTNMIIHCPTMIMNAGRIECGERFRFYNDGMTASVCKVMEKMDEERLAVAGVFGYKLVTEFEDALSNYDLDGSNYSCLHDIFSTHPVYSKMGKDSPQTLTHRYLTEDVPYLLVPLAELGDIAGMETPTVDAIINLAGIVNDTDFRRTGRGLKAMGFAAPSIDGIKKTLNGE, from the coding sequence ATGGATATCGCTATCTTCGGCGCAGGCAACGGTGCAAGCGCATTGGCTTGTGATTTAACGTTACGCGGTCATAATATAAGATTATGGGAAAATCCGGCATTTAAGGCCAATATAGAACACCTGAGGGCAAACGGCGGCGAACTGGAGGCGACAGGCGCGGTCACCGGCAAGGTGCGTCTTTCGTGCGTCACCACCGACGCGGAAGAGGCCATGAAGGGCGCGGAGATCATATTCGTCGTCATGCCCTCCTTCGGACAGGAATCGGCGTTCGACTATATGGTCCCGCACATCAAAGAAGGACAGTCCGTCTTCATTATGCCGGGCAACTTCGGCTCAATTTCGCTGTATTCCAGGCTTAAAGCCAACGGCAACGAACACGACGTGCTGATAGGCGAAGCAGATACCATCCCATACGCTGCTAGGCTGAACTCAGACAGAAGCTGCAACGTTTTCGGCGTCAAGGGAAGCATGTCGATGTCGGCGATCCCGGCGGGAGATATTGAAAAGCTCAGGGAGAAGCTGCAGGCCGTCCTCCCGCTGCGTCTAACTGCGCACCCTAGCGTCATGGCCGTCGCGCTGGCGAATACCAACATGATAATACACTGTCCAACTATGATCATGAACGCTGGCCGTATAGAGTGCGGCGAACGCTTCCGATTTTATAACGACGGCATGACGGCCTCCGTGTGCAAGGTCATGGAAAAGATGGACGAAGAACGGCTCGCCGTCGCGGGGGTCTTCGGCTATAAGCTCGTAACGGAATTCGAGGACGCTCTTTCGAACTACGACCTCGACGGCTCGAACTATTCATGCCTGCACGACATCTTCAGCACTCACCCTGTATACAGCAAGATGGGAAAGGATTCGCCGCAGACGCTTACGCACAGATATCTCACAGAGGACGTGCCGTATCTGCTGGTCCCCCTCGCCGAGCTAGGCGACATCGCAGGCATGGAGACCCCGACGGTAGACGCGATAATCAACCTGGCCGGCATCGTGAACGATACGGATTTCAGGCGCACGGGACGAGGGCTCAAAGCTATGGGCTTCGCGGCGCCGTCCATCGACGGCATAAAGAAAACTCTTAACGGAGAATAA
- a CDS encoding GntR family transcriptional regulator, with protein sequence MAIKTSAQDAAIEHILTAIQHKEIFPGAKLFETDLEKSLGVSRTPIRAALDQLVLDGILEKRRNQRGYVFPKLSRTDLFEVYIFRERLETTSVVLACAKWDSHAKKKVEAAIEAEIQISETQISDTYKDLSDGFHITLASISGNDYLVSSLKRVYLRICMYELFYEAGLYRVSRDLNQYKDLNNKMIGQHKEIVASIERRDHIDAVRKVLDHLRETVIATRYIKTHPKWEEYKDLFLI encoded by the coding sequence ATGGCGATAAAAACCTCGGCGCAGGATGCGGCGATAGAGCATATACTGACGGCGATTCAGCATAAAGAGATTTTTCCTGGCGCGAAGCTTTTTGAAACCGATCTTGAAAAATCCTTAGGCGTAAGCAGAACCCCTATCCGCGCTGCGCTGGATCAGCTGGTGCTTGACGGCATCCTTGAGAAACGGCGGAACCAGAGGGGATACGTGTTTCCCAAGCTTTCTAGGACCGACCTATTCGAGGTCTATATATTCAGAGAAAGGCTCGAAACGACGTCGGTCGTGCTCGCTTGCGCCAAGTGGGACAGCCATGCCAAGAAAAAAGTAGAAGCCGCGATAGAGGCGGAGATCCAGATAAGCGAGACACAGATTTCAGATACATACAAGGATCTCAGCGACGGATTTCATATTACCCTAGCTTCTATATCCGGCAACGATTATTTAGTAAGCTCGCTAAAGCGCGTATATCTGCGCATATGTATGTACGAGCTGTTCTACGAGGCAGGGTTGTACAGAGTGAGCAGAGACCTCAATCAGTACAAGGACCTGAACAACAAAATGATAGGCCAGCACAAGGAAATAGTAGCCAGCATAGAGCGAAGAGATCACATAGACGCAGTGAGAAAAGTGCTGGACCATCTCAGAGAAACCGTCATAGCCACTAGATATATCAAGACGCACCCTAAATGGGAAGAATATAAAGATTTATTCCTTATATAA
- a CDS encoding lysophospholipid acyltransferase family protein, translating to MKSQRNWVYFVTRVVVTIYFTLYHRLSVYGKEKIPKDRPVIIASNHASYLDPPVVGYAFFPGYLKFIAWDKLFSFRPFGAYLRAMGAVPVSQEDKNSSAGLLRLVMGFIKEGYNVFICPEGHRTEDGTLQPLEGGVAIMSLKTGAPVIPTYAAGTWRALAPHMRFPRPRKLTVTFGDPIDPAKLPPELSEKEKRRYILAKIEEFYKEQDAVDKAKYPLPAKKAA from the coding sequence ATGAAATCACAGCGAAACTGGGTCTACTTCGTGACCCGCGTCGTCGTCACGATATATTTTACACTCTATCACCGCCTCTCGGTATACGGCAAAGAAAAGATACCGAAGGACCGCCCCGTGATAATCGCCTCGAACCACGCGAGCTATCTCGACCCGCCGGTCGTCGGCTACGCCTTTTTTCCGGGCTATCTGAAATTCATCGCGTGGGACAAATTGTTCTCGTTCCGCCCGTTCGGCGCGTACCTGCGCGCGATGGGCGCGGTTCCTGTTTCACAGGAAGACAAGAACAGCTCCGCGGGACTTCTGCGTCTCGTAATGGGCTTCATAAAAGAAGGCTACAACGTATTCATCTGCCCGGAGGGGCACCGCACGGAAGACGGGACGCTTCAGCCGCTCGAAGGCGGCGTCGCGATAATGTCGCTCAAGACCGGCGCGCCCGTCATCCCGACCTACGCGGCCGGCACATGGCGCGCGCTCGCGCCGCACATGCGCTTTCCGCGCCCGCGCAAGCTCACCGTGACCTTCGGCGACCCGATAGACCCCGCGAAGCTCCCGCCTGAGCTGAGCGAGAAAGAAAAGCGCCGCTACATCCTCGCGAAAATCGAGGAATTCTACAAAGAACAGGACGCGGTCGACAAAGCGAAATACCCGCTGCCGGCGAAGAAAGCCGCGTAA
- the hydF gene encoding [FeFe] hydrogenase H-cluster maturation GTPase HydF, whose amino-acid sequence MALTDTPRSNRLHIAFYGRRNAGKSSLINLVTGQQTALVSEHAGTTTDPVIKSMELLPLGPIAVIDTAGLDDEGDLGALRIGRSKDMMDRTDLAVLVVAAENADDPSLERGWLAELRARNTAAIGALNKTDTLTPDEAERLRAKLEAELGVPFAAVSANDKSCRAALLSAIVKHAPSDFEAPALTGDLYEPGAKIVLVAPQDIQAPKGRLILPQVQVVRDILDNGGSAFVCTADRFEETLASLKEPPALVITDSQVFARVNASLPREVPLTSFSIIMARAKGELSVFIEGAKAIEKLGPHDKVLIAEACTHAPLNEDIGREKLPRWLRQKAGEALAVDISAGQDFPKNLKEYALILHCGGCMFTRKQLMSRIIEAREAGIPITNYGIAIAQLNGILDRVTEIFRK is encoded by the coding sequence ATGGCGCTCACAGACACACCGCGCTCGAACCGGCTGCACATAGCCTTCTACGGGCGGCGCAACGCCGGAAAGTCGAGCCTCATAAACCTCGTCACTGGACAGCAGACGGCGCTCGTCTCCGAGCACGCCGGCACCACCACCGACCCTGTCATAAAAAGCATGGAGCTGCTGCCGCTCGGCCCGATAGCCGTCATCGACACGGCTGGGCTCGACGACGAGGGCGACCTCGGAGCTCTGCGCATCGGGCGCTCCAAGGATATGATGGACAGAACGGACCTCGCCGTCCTCGTCGTCGCGGCGGAGAACGCGGACGACCCGTCGCTCGAGCGCGGCTGGCTCGCCGAGCTGCGCGCGAGAAACACCGCCGCGATAGGCGCGCTCAACAAGACCGACACGCTCACGCCGGACGAAGCGGAGCGCCTGCGCGCGAAGCTCGAGGCGGAACTCGGCGTCCCCTTCGCCGCGGTCTCGGCGAACGATAAAAGCTGCCGCGCCGCTCTGCTCTCCGCGATAGTGAAGCACGCGCCGTCGGACTTCGAGGCCCCGGCTCTGACCGGCGACCTATACGAGCCGGGCGCGAAAATCGTCCTCGTCGCGCCACAGGACATACAGGCCCCGAAGGGCCGTCTGATACTGCCGCAGGTGCAGGTCGTCCGCGACATACTCGACAACGGCGGCAGCGCCTTCGTCTGCACCGCGGACAGGTTCGAGGAGACGCTCGCGTCGCTCAAAGAGCCGCCGGCGCTCGTAATAACCGACTCCCAGGTCTTCGCGCGCGTAAACGCGTCGCTCCCGCGCGAAGTGCCGCTCACCTCGTTCTCCATAATAATGGCGCGCGCCAAAGGCGAATTGTCCGTTTTCATCGAAGGCGCGAAAGCGATAGAAAAACTCGGCCCGCACGACAAAGTGCTCATAGCCGAGGCATGCACCCACGCGCCGCTGAACGAAGACATAGGCCGCGAAAAGCTGCCGCGCTGGCTGCGCCAAAAGGCCGGAGAGGCACTCGCCGTAGACATCAGCGCCGGGCAGGATTTCCCGAAAAACCTTAAAGAATACGCGCTCATACTCCACTGCGGCGGCTGCATGTTCACGCGCAAGCAGCTCATGTCCCGCATAATAGAGGCGCGCGAAGCCGGAATCCCGATAACGAACTACGGCATCGCTATCGCACAGCTCAACGGCATACTCGACAGAGTAACGGAGATATTCAGAAAATAG
- a CDS encoding TM1266 family iron-only hydrogenase system putative regulator → MEANRIGVAAIIVENPDSVQEVNETLHKFSGLIVGRLGIPYRERGVAVISVVLDGTTDDISALTGRLGKIGGVTVKAAVSKK, encoded by the coding sequence ATGGAGGCAAACAGAATAGGCGTGGCGGCGATAATCGTCGAAAATCCGGACAGCGTACAGGAAGTCAACGAAACTCTGCACAAATTCAGCGGCCTTATAGTCGGCCGCCTCGGCATACCGTACCGCGAGCGCGGCGTCGCGGTCATCTCCGTAGTGCTCGACGGCACGACGGACGACATCAGCGCGCTCACGGGGCGGCTCGGCAAAATAGGCGGCGTCACGGTAAAAGCCGCCGTCTCTAAAAAATAA